A DNA window from Aigarchaeota archaeon contains the following coding sequences:
- a CDS encoding RNA-binding protein (Sso10b; forms dimers; interacts with silencing protein Sir2 which regulates Alba by deacetylation of a lysine residue which affects DNA binding affinity; binds double-stranded DNA tightly distributed uniformly and abundantly on the chromosome): protein MSAGPSGEAVILVGRKPTMNYVLATTLPLTEGRKVILKARG from the coding sequence ATGAGTGCAGGACCATCTGGCGAAGCCGTAATTCTGGTGGGAAGAAAGCCAACCATGAACTACGTTCTTGCGACAACACTACCATTAACCGAGGGAAGAAAAGTCATACTAAAAGCACGTGGA